From a region of the Castanea sativa cultivar Marrone di Chiusa Pesio chromosome 10, ASM4071231v1 genome:
- the LOC142612474 gene encoding uncharacterized protein LOC142612474 — protein sequence MVNAITHETSKAIIEDLGNGLFSILVDESRDISVKEQMALVLRYVNKQGIIIERFLGIVHVASTTALSLKCVIEGLLCKHNLSLLRLRGQGYDGASNMQVTVIGGSCKRRDAQFAKIKEDLENGVRRSGQGLNQETNLKHPGDTRWGSYYETILNLILMFSAVADQRLQVMRDDEWISLLTEVSSFCATHDIPILNMDEIFVVSGRPRRNTQQNTNLHHYRVELFYTIIDMQLQELNNRFSEVNTDLLICMACLNPSNSFVAFDKEKLIHLAKFYPYDFPGTEILALDSQLQNFIFDMRNNDLFLELQGVSELAEKLVSTRKHETYPLVYLLVKLALTIHVATATM from the exons TTTCAATATTAGTCGATGAGTCACGTGATATCTCAGTGAAAGAACAAATGGCACTCGTTCTTCGTTATGTGAACAAACAAGGAATTATTATAGAGCGGTTCCTTGGTATTGTACATGTAGCAAGTACCACCGCTTTGTCACTCAAATGTGTTATTGAAGGTTTACTTTGtaaacataatttgagtttattGAGACTACGTGGGCAAGGTTATGACGGAGCTAGTAATATGCAAG taactgTTATTGGAGGCTCTTGTAAGAGACGAGATGctcaatttgccaaaattaaagaagatttagAGAATGGTGTACGAAGAAGTGGACAAGGtttgaatcaagagacaaaTCTTAAACACCCTGGTGATACACGTTGGGGATCATATTATGAGACtattctcaacttgattttgatgttctctGCTGTTGCTGAT CAACGATTGCAAGTGATGAGAGATGATGAATGGATATCTTTATTGACTGAAGTGTCTTCATTTTGTGCCACACATGATATTCCTATCttgaacatggatgaaatatttgtagttagtgGGAGGCCGCGACGCAACacccaacaaaatacaaatttacatcattatcgTGTTGAGCTATTCTACACAATCATAGATATGCAACTTCAAGAGCTAAACAATCGTTTTTCAGAGGTGAATACCGATTTGCTAATTTGTATGGCTTGCTTAAATCCAAGTAATTCATTTGTggcttttgataaggaaaagttAATACATCTAGCAAAGTTTTATCCATATGATTTTCCTGGGACAGAGATCTTGGCACTTGACTCTCAACTtcagaatttcatttttgatatgCGCAACAATGACTTGTTTTTAGAGCTTCAAGGAGTTAGTGAACTTGCTGAAAAGTTAGTGAGCACGAGGAAGCATGAgacttatccattagtctattTGCTTGTGAAGTTAGCTTTGACCATTCATGTTGCTACTGCAAca atgtag